The genomic segment GCTGGCGAATCGAACCGCCGGTATCGGTGGCGGTCGCGGCAGGCAACAGACGAGCGGCAACAGCCGCCGCCGAGCCACCGGACGAACCGCCCGGCACGTGTTCCAGGTTCCACGGGTTTTTCACCGCGCCGTAATAGCTCGACTCGTTGGCCGAACCCATGGCGAATTCGTCCATGTTGGTCTTGCCCAGCGTCACGGCGCCGGCAGCGGCCAGCTTGGCGACGACGGTGGCGTCGTACGGTGCCTTGAAGTTGTCGAGCATCTTCGAGCCGCAACTGGTGCGAATGCCCTGGGTGCAGAACAGGTCTTTGTGGGCAATCGGCGCGCCGAGCAGGGCGCCGCTCTCACCGTTGGCGCGGCGTGCGTCAGCGGCTTTCGCCTGCTGGAGCGCCAGGTCTTCGGTGAGGCTGATGAAACTGTTGAGCTGCGGATCGAGCTGGGCGATACGCGCCAGCAGGGTCTTGGTCAGCTCTTCGGAAGAAAACTTTTTATCGGCGAGTCCGCGGGCGATCTCGGCCAGAGTCAATTGATGCATTGCAGGCTCTTTCCCTTTAGTCGATGACTTTCGGAACCAGGTACAGGCCGTTTTCGACCGCTGGTGCGATGGACTGATAGGCCTCGCGATGATTGGTCTCGGTCACGACGTCTGCGCGCAGGCGCTGGCTGGCTTCCAGCGGGTGGGCCAACGGTTCGATACCGTCGGTATTGACCGCCTGCATTTCGTCGACCAGCCCGAGAATGCTGTTCAGGGCCGAAGTGATGTGTGGAAGATCGGCATCATTGAGGCCAAGGCAGGCCAAATGTGCGATTTTTTCCACGTCGGAGCGTTCAAGCGCCATTGCGATTCTCCAGTGGAAAACAGAACGGACGGCGTCCGTGTGTTAGATTGTCGGAACACTACCGCATTTCTACGGTCATAAGGCCGCGATTGTGGGGGTTGGTGCACAGAAAAGCGGCCAATTTAACATATTGGCGCCTTGCCCAAAATCCCTGTCGTTGTTAGAGTTTGCCGCACTTTTTTACCCACGCGTTGCCTAGGGTCCCTTTCCCATGTTCAAGAAACTGCGTGGCATGTTTTCCAGCGATCTTTCCATTGACCTGGGCACTGCCAACACCCTTATTTACGTGCGCGAGCGCGGTATCGTCCTGAATGAGCCATCGGTTGTGGCTATTCGGACACACGGTAACCAGAAAAGTGTCGTTGCTGTCGGCACCGAGGCCAAGCGCATGCTCGGCCGTACGCCGGGCAACATTGCCGCCATTCGTCCGATGAAGGACGGCGTCATTGCCGACTTCAGCGTCTGCGAAAAGATGCTGCAGTACTTTATCAACAAGGTTCACGAAAACAGCTTTCTGCAGCCTAGCCCTCGTGTGCTGATCTGCGTTCCCTGCAAATCCACCCAGGTGGAGCGTCGCGCCATCCGTGAGTCGGCCCTTGGTGCCGGTGCCCGTGAAGTGTTCCTGATCGAAGAGCCAATGGCTGCTGCGATCGGTGCCGGCCTGCCGGTAGAAGAAGCTCGCGGCTCGATGGTTGTCGATATCGGTGGTGGTACGACCGAAATCGCGCTGATTTCCCTGAACGGTGTGGTTTACGCCGAATCCGTACGGGTTGGCGGCGACCGCTTCGACGAAGCGATCATCACCTACGTGCGTCGCAACTACGGCAGCCTGATCGGCGAATCCACCGCCGAGCGCATCAAGCAGGAAATCGGTACGGCCTACCCGGGCGGCGAAGTTCGCGAAGTCGATGTTCGCGGTCGAAACCTGGCCGAAGGCGTTCCACGCGCATTCACCCTGAACTCCAACGAAGTGCTGGAAGCTCTGCAAGAGTCCCTGGCTACCATCGTTCAGGCTGTTAAGAGCGCGCTGGAGCAATCGCCCCCGGAACTGGCTTCCGATATCGCCGAGCGTGGTCTGGTACTGACCGGTGGTGGCGCCTTGCTGCGTGACCTCGACAAGTTGCTGGCCCAGGAAACCGGTCTGCCGGTGATCGTTGCCGAAGACCCGCTGACCTGCGTTGCTCGCGGCGGTGGCCGTGCATTGGAAATGATGGACAAACACACCATGGACCTGCTCTCCAGCGAATAAATCGCCGGGTTGCATCTATGCTGTTGAGCGCGCAGGCAGCACTTTGCAGTGCTGCCTGTTGGCGTTTATCTTCTGTCAGTCTGCATCCAGGCCGGTCTGCCGTATGATTAAAGAGAACATATGCCTGGGAGGAGCGGCTTATTAAACCGCTTTTCGCCAAAGGCCCCTCATTGGGCGTGCGCCTGTTGGTGCTGGTCGTGCTATCGGTCGCGCTGATGGTGGTCGATGCCCGCTTCACACTGCTCAAGCCAGTGCGTAGCCAGATGTCGCTGGTGCTGATGCAGTCTTACTGGATCACCGACCTGCCGCAGCGGCTATGGCAAGGTGTGGCCAGCCAATTCGGCAGCCGGACCGAGCTTGTCGCCGAAAACGAAAAACTAAAGACCGAAAACCTGCTGTTGCAGGGCCGCATGCAAAAGCTTGCCGCCCTCACCGAGCAGAACGTTCGGCTGCGCGAGTTGCTCAATTCCTCTGCGCTGGTCAACGAGAAGGTCGAAGTGGCCGAGTTGATCGGCATGGACCCGAACCCGTTTACCCATCGCATCATCATCAACAAGGGTGAGCGCGACGGTGTGGTCCTCGGTCAGCCGGTGCTCGATGCCCGCGGCCTGATGGGCCAGGTGGTCGAGTTGATGCCTTATACCTCCCGCGTGTTGCTGCTGACCGACACCACCCACAGCATTCCGGTGCAGGTGAACCGCAACGGTCTGCGGGCGATTGCCAGCGGCACCGGTAACCCGGAGCGTCTGGAACTGCGGCATGTGGCTGACACCGCCGACATCAAGGAAGGCGATCTGCTGGTCAGCTCCGGCCTCGGCCAGCGCTTCCCGGCGGGTTATCCAGTAGCGACGGTCAAGGAAGTGATCCACGATTCCGGCCAGCCGTTCGCCATCGTGCGTGCCGTGCCGACCGCCGCCCTTAATCGCAGCCGCTACCTGCTGCTGGTGTTCAGCGACAATCGCACAGCCGAAGAGCGCGCCAACGACGCCGCTCAGGCCCAGGAAACCCAGGACCAGCAGGGCGGCGGGCCGATCATCCCGGCAACCGTGCCGAAACCGGCTGCCGCCACCGCACCCGCTCCAGTGGCACCTGCCGCAGCGCCGGTTGCCGCGACACCGGCCAAGCCTGCAACCACCCATCCTGCCAAACCTGCCGCCAAGCCCACGGCCTCGCAACCGGCTGCCGCCAAACCACCCGCGGCCCAACCGGCTGCCGTCAAACCTGCTGCCAAACCGCCTGTCTCTGCACCGGCTACCACTGGGGGACGAGAATAATGGCCGGTGCAACCGCATCCCGAAACGGCTGGATAGTCTGGCTGACATTCGTCATCGGCATGCTGCTCAGCGTTTCTCCGCTGCCGCAATTCATGGAAATCCTGCGTCCGTTGTGGCTCGCCCTGTTACTGGCATTCTGGGTCCTGGCCTTGCCGCAGACAGTCGGCATGGTGACCGCGTTTTGCCTGGGGCTGGCTGAAGACGTGCTCTATGGCACATTGCTTGGCCAGAACGCGTTGATCCTGACCCTCATCACTTTTCTGGTGCTGTCGCTGCAGCAACGTCTGCGCATGTTCCCGATGTGGCAGCAGTGCCTGGTGCTGTTGGTGATCTTCGGCCTGGCCCAGCTGGTTCAACTGTGGCTCAGCGCGTTGACGGGCAATCGTCAGCCAACGCTGGCGCTGGTGCTGCCGGCACTGGTGAGCGCGCTGCTCTGGCCGTGGATCAGCTTCGGTTTGCGTGGTTTGCGTCGGCGCTACAAAATCAATTAACTCGGTCAGGCATTTGCCCGTACCACGACAAGGGAGATGTCTGATGAAGTCGCTTTACCTTGCCTCAGGCTCGCCCCGTCGGCGGGAATTGCTCACGCAGATCGGCGTGCCGTTTTACGCCGTCAGCGCGGACATCGATGAAACCCCTTTGAACGACGAATCCCCGTCGGCCTATGTCGAGCGTCTGGCGCGCGGCAAGGCTGATGCTGGCCGCTGCGCGATCACCGCAGAGGGCGGCTTCTGCGTGCTGGGTGCCGACACCGCCGTGGTGCTGGACGGAAAAATTCTTGGCAAGCCGGTTGATGAAGTCGACGCATGCGCCATGCTGATGATGTTGTCCGGTCGCGAACATGAAGTGCTGACGGCCATCGCAGTACTCGACGGTGAGCGGTGCGAGTCACAGGTGGTGCGCAGCCTGGTGCGTTTTCGCCAGATCAGCGCGCAGCAAGCGGCGGCCTATTGGGCCAGCGGCGAGCCCCGTGACAAGGCGGGTGGTTACGGCATTCAAGGCCTGGGCGCGGTGTTTGTCGCCGGCCTCGATGGCAGTTACTCGGCGGTGGTTGGATTGCCGCTGTGCGAAACCGCAGAACTGATCGGCCGTTTCGGCATACCCTGTTGGCAAACCCTTAACGCGCGCTGAGCGTCGTACTGAACCTGATGCGGCCATTATCGTGAATATGCCTGAACGAGACCCTGCCATGAGTGAAGAGATTCTGATCAACATCACGCCGATGGAATCGCGCGTGGCAGTGGTCGAAAACGGTGTGCTGCAAGAGGTCCATGTCGAGCGCACGCAAAAGCGCGGGATCGTCGGCAACATCTATAAAGGCAAGGTCGTACGCGTATTGCCGGGCATGCAGGCGGCCTTCGTCGACATCGGCCTGGACCGTGCAGCGTTCATTCATGCGTCGGAAATCTCCCTGCGCGAAGGCCCGGCCGTGGAGAGCATCAGCTCCCTGGTCCACGAAGGCCAGAGCCTGGTGGTGCAGGTCACCAAGGACCCGATCGGTTCCAAGGGCGCCCGCCTGACCACGCAGCTGTCGATCCCGTCGCGTTATCTGGTGTACATGCCACGCACTGCGCACGTCGGCATTTCCCTGAAAATCGAAGACGAAGCCGAGCGCGAACGCCTCAAGCAAGTGGTCACCGATTGCGTGGCCAAGGAAGGTATCAAGGAAGCCGGCGGTTTCATTCTGCGCACTGCCGCTGAAGGCGCCGGGGCCGATGAGATCCTCATGGACATCCGCTACCTGCGCCGGCTGTGGGACCAGATCAACGCCCAGATCAAAACCATCGGCGCCCCCAGCGTGATTTACGAAGACCTTGGTCTGGCGCTGCGGACTCTGCGTGATCTGGTGAGCCCGAAGATCGAGAAGATCCGTATTGACTCCCGGGAAACATTTCAGAAAACCACGCAGTTCGTTGCCGAACTGATGCCGGAGATCGCTGATCGCCTTGAGCATTATCCCGGCGAGCGGCCGATATTCGACCTGTATGGCGTCGAAGATGAAATCCAGAAAGCCCTTGAACGCAAGGTCCCGCTCAAGTCAGGCGGGTATCTGGTAGTCGATCCGGCGGAAGCCATGAGCACCATCGACGTCAACACCGGGGCGTTCGTTGGCCATCGCAACCTTGAAGAAACCATTTTCAAGACCAACCTCGAAGCCGCTACCGCCATCGCCCGTCAGCTGCGCCTGCGCAACCTGGGCGGGATCATCATCATCGACTTCATCGACATGGAAGACGAAGAGCACCAGCGCCAGGTGCTGCGCACCCTGGAAAAACAACTGGAGCGCGATCACGCCAAGACCAACATCATCGGTATCACCGAATTGGGCCTGGTGCAGATGACCCGCAAGCGTACCCGTGAAAGTCTTGAGCAAGTGTTGTGTGAGCCGTGCAGCAGTTGCCAGGGCCGCGGCAAGCTCAAGACTCCGGAAACCGTGTGTTACGAGATTTTCCGTGAGATTCTTCGCGAAGCCCGGGCCTATCAGGCTGAAGGTTATCGCGTGCTGGCGAACCAGAAAGTGGTCGACCGTTTGCTCGATGAAGAGTCGGGCAACGTCGCCGAGCTGGAAGGTTTTATCGGGCGCACCATTCGCTTCCAGGTAGAAACCATGTATTCCCAGGAACAATATGACGTGGTGCTGCTCTGAAACGGCGCGTTTCATTTTTACTTAATCGGCTGGCCTCAGCTTTTTGCAGTATTTTTGCCATGGGAGCCAACTGACATGGAGCGTCTGACACGCATTGTAGCCGCACTGACCCGCTGGGGGTTGGGCCTGTGCGCGTTGGTTTTGGTGCTGATGGCCTTGTATGTCAGCCTCGGCCGCGAACTGACTCCCCTGGTGGCCGAGTACACCCGCGAGATCGAAACCAAGGCCAGCGCTGCGCTGGGCATGCCATTGCACCTGGGCGAACTGGAGGGCAAGTGGAGCGGTTTCGCGCCGATTCTGCTGGCCCACGATGTGACAGTCGGCGAGGGCGCCAATGCCCTGCGGCTGGATCAGGTTCGTGCCGTGCCTGACCTGTGGGCCAGTCTGCTGGCACGGGAAGTACGCATTGCGCATCTGGAACTCGGCGGCCTGAAGATCAGCCTCAAGGAAGGCGCCGACGGTCAATGGGCGCTCGAAGGCCTTCCGGTGCAGCAGGATCAACCGCTCGACCCTGAACAACTGCTCAATCGCATGCAGATGGTTCAGCAGCTGTCGGTACTCGACAGCCAGGTCACCTTGCAGCCGGTGGACCATGAACCGCTGACCCTGACGTACGTCGGCCTGAATCTGAAAACCGGCGCCTCGCGCCAGCGACTCGATGCACGCCTGACCCTGCCCGACGGCCAGCCCGTGGCGATGAGCCTGCGCACCCGCATCCGCGCCAGTCAGTGGCAGGACGGCCAGGTTGACGCTTACCTGAGCCTGCCGCAAAGCGACTGGTCGAAATGGCTGCCGGCGCGCCTGACCCGACAATGGAATTTCTCCGAGATCAAGGCTGGCGGCGAGCTTTGGGTCAATTGGAACAAGGGCGCCTTGCAAAGCGCGGCTGTGCGTTTCAATGCGCCGCAGCTCAAGGGCGCCTATGCCGAGCGCAAGCCGATCCAGATCAACAATCTGGCGCTCAACGGCTATTTCCAACGCAGCGACGACGGCTTCCTGGTGACCTTCGATTCGCTGGCGATGAGCTTGGGCGATGCCCGTTGGGAATCTCATGTCCAGCTCAAGCAAAGCACTGCCACGGACAAAACTACGGAGCTGTGGCACCTGCAGGCTGATCACCTCGACCTGACGCCGCTTACACCGCTGTTGAATGCATTGGGGCCGCTGCCCGAAGGCGTGGCCACGGCCGTCGAGAAGCTCAAGGTGACGGGCGGTCTGCGCAATGTGCTGATCGATCTGCGTCCGGATGCCACCGACGACAGCAAATTCAGCTTTGCCGCCAACCTGGATCAGGTCGGCTTTGATGCGTACCACGGCGCTCCGGCGGCACGTAATGTCAGCGGCAGCATCAGCGGTGACCTCGGCCACGGCGAGTTGCGCATGGACAGCAAGGACTTTGTCCTGCACCTGGACCCGATATTCGCCAAGCCATGGCAGTACCTCCAGGCGAACGCCCGCTTGACCTGGAAGCTCGACAAGGAAGGCTTCACCCTGATCGCTCCGTACCTGAAGGTACTGGGTGAAGAGGGCAAGATTGCCGGCGATTTTCTGATCCGCCTGCATTTTGATCACGCCCAAGAAGACTACATGGACCTGCGAGTCGGTCTGGTCGACGGCGACGGTCGCTATACCGCCAAGTACCTGCCGGCCGTCCTCAGCCCGGCGCTGGACGAATGGCTGCGCACTGCCATTCTCAAAGGCGCGGTCGATCAGGGCTTCTTCCAGTACCAAGGGTCGCTGAACCACGATGCGATTTCCGCCGCCCGCAGCATTACCCTGTTCTTCAAGGTCCATGACGCCGAGCTGGCCTTTCAGCCGGGCTGGCCTCACGTGAGCAAGGTCAGCGGTAACGTGTTCATCGAAGACAGCGGCGTGCGGATCGTGGCTGACAAGGGCCAGTTGCTCGACACTCAAGTCAGCAATGTCTATGTCAACATTCCCCATGTGCCTGCCGGGCAGAAAACCCACATGTTTCTCGACGGCGGGTTTGCCGGCGGTCTGGGCGATGGCCTGAAGATTTTGCAGCAAGCGCCCATCGGCACCGCCGACACCTTTGCCGGCTGGGAGGGTGAGGGTGATTTGCAAGGCAAGGTGAAACTCGATATCCCGTTGGAGAAAGGTGATGAGCCGAAGATCCTGGTGGATTTCAAAACCGCCAGGGCACGCCTGAAACTCAGCGATCCGAAACTGGAGTTGAGCGATCTCAAGGGTGATTTCCGCTTCGACAGCAGCAAAGGCCTGAGCGGGCAGAACATCAGTGCAAAAGCCTTCGACAAACCGATCACCGCGCAGATTTTCGCCGATGGCAGCGCCGGCAAACTCAACACTCGCGTAACGGCGTCGGGTCAGGTCGAGGTGAAGAAACTCACCGACTGGCTGAACGTCACCCAGCCGTTGCCGGTATCTGGCGTCATTCCCTATCAGTTGCAACTGAACCTCAATGGCACTGACAGCCAGTTGATGGTCAGCTCCAACCTCAAAGGCGTGGCTGTGGATTTGCCGGCGCCGTTCGGCATGGCCGCCAGCGTGGGTCGTGACACGGTGTTCCGTATGACCCTGCAAGGGCCGGAGCGGCGCTATTGGGTCAACTACGATGGTTTGGCCAATTTCACGTTTGCCGCGCCCAATGGCAGTTTCGCCGACGGTCGTGGGGAGTTGTTCCTCGGTGGTACCCAGGCAGTCTTGCCAGACGCCAAAGGCCTGCGTGTGCGTGGTGTGCTGTCGGAGCTGGATGTCGGCCCGTGGCAGGACCTGGTGAGCAAGTACGCCGGCCAGGATCCGGGCGGCAGTGCCAAGCAACTGCTCAGTAGCGCGGACTTCAAGGTCGATAAACTCAGTGCCTTTGGCACCACGCTCGATCAGGCGTCGGTGCAGATCAATCGCAAACAGTCGGCCTGGACCTTGCAGCTGGACAGCCAGCAGGCCAAGGGCAGCGCCACGCTCCCGGATGCGAAAGCCGCGCCGATCGTGATCAATCTGCAAACCGTGCGGTTGCCGGCGCCAGACCCGACGGTGCTGGCTGACGAGAATTCACCGGACCCGCTGGCCTCGGTAGACCCGACGAAAATTCCGGCGCTGGATATCACCATCAATCAATTGTTCCAGGGCCAGGACCTGGTAGGCGCCTGGTCGCTGAAAGTCCGGCCGACTGCCAAAGGCATCGCCCTCAATACGCTGGACATGGGCCTCAAGGGCATTCTGTTGCAGGGCAGCGGCGGCTGGGAAGGCGCTCCCGGCAGCTCCAGCAGTTGGTACAAGGGCCGGATCAGCGGCAAGAACCTGGCCGATTCGCTCAAGGGCTGGGGCTTTGCCCCGAGCGTGACCAGTCAGGATTTCCACATGGATGTCGATGGCCGCTGGCCGGGCTCTCCAGCCTGGCTGGCCACCAAGCGGTTCTCCGGTAGCCTCGATGCGTCGCTGAACAAAGGCCAGTTTGTCGAAGTGGAGGGCGGTGCCCAGGCGCTGCGAGTATTTGGTCTGCTCAACTTCAACTCCATTGGCCGGCGCCTGCGTCTGGACTTCTCCGATCTGTTCGGCAAAGGCCTGAGTTACGACCGGGTCAAAGGCCTGCTGGTGGCGAGCAACGGGGTGTACGTGACCCGCGAGCCGATTGTGATGACCGGTCCCTCGAGTAACCTTGAGATCAACGGCACGCTGGATCTGGTGGGTGATCGGGTCGACGCCAAGTTGCTGGTGACTCTGCCGCTGACCAACAACCTGCCGATTGCCGCGCTGATTGTCGGCGCGCCGGCCATCGGCGGCGCGCTGTTCTTGATCGACAAGCTGATCGGCGACCGCGTGGCGCGTTTCGCCAGCGTCAAATACACCATCAAGGGCCCGTGGAAAGAGCCGAAGATCACCCTCGACAAACCTTTTTGAAACGCCACTTTGCGGCCCTATGGAGTAGCATGGCCGCAAGTCCCCTGTAGGCGCTCCCGGCGCCAGTTCTTGTGGGTATGTGTTGATTCCAGATAAGGAAATGTCCATGTCTGTAGCGGTGATTCAAATGGTCAGCCAGAGCGATGTGCTGGCCAATCTGGCCCAGGCCGGACGCTTGCTGGAGCAGGCCGCTGCCGGTGGTGCGCGACTGGCCGTGCTGCCGGAAAACTTCGCTGCCATGGGCCGTCGTGACATTGCCGACATCGGTCGCGCCGAAGCGATGGGCGAAGGCCCGATCCTGCCCTGGTTGAAACAGACTGCCCGCGCCCTCAAGTTATGGATAGTGGCGGGCACGTTGCCGTTGCCGCCGGCCGATCAGCCGACGGCCAAGGTGCATGCCTGCTCGCTGTTGGTGGATGACCGGGGCGAAACCGTTGCACGGTATGACAAGCTGCACCTGTTCGACGTCGATGTAGCGGACAATCGCGGGCGCTACCGTGAATCCGATGACTATGCTTATGGCAGTAACGTGGTGGTGGCGGATACGCCAGTCGGTCGAGTCGGCCTGACGGTGTGTTATGACCTGCGCTTCCCCGAGCTTTACAGCGAGCTGCGGGCTGCCGGTGCCGAATTGATCACCGCGCCGTCGGCGTTTACCGCCGTGACCGGCGCGGCGCACTGGGACGTGCTGATCCGCGCCCGGGCCATCGAGACACAATGTTATGTGCTCGCCGCTGCCCAGGGCGGGACGCATCCGGGGCCGCGAGAGACTTATGGTCATGCTGCCATCGTCGACCCGTGGGGTCGCGTGCTGGCACACCAGGATCAAGGCGAGGCCGTGCTGCTGGCCGAACGCGATAGCAGCGAACAGGCGTCCATCCGGGCGCGGATGCCGGTGTCCAGTCACCGGCGCTTTTTCTCGCAGGGCGCGCGGCGGCCTGCTTCAGACGAATTTAAGGCGTAAACCTATGAGCGAGTTGTTGTCCTCAGTCAGCGATCACCTGTTAGCGCCCGGCGGCGTGACCATCGAGAGCCTGCAAAGTGTGCTGGGCGATCTGGCCGGTCCGGGCATCGATGCGGCCGACCTGTATTTCCAGGGGCAGATTTCCGAGTCCTGGGCGCTGGAAGACGGCATCGTCAAGGAAGGCAGCTTCAACCTCGACCAGGGCGTGGGTGTGCGTGCGCAATCGGGTGAAAAAACCGGTTTTGCCTACAGCAATGCCATCACCCTCGAAGCGCTGGGTGCCGCGGCCCGTGCCGCGCGCTCGATCTCCCGGGCCGGGCAGAACGGCACGGTGCAGGCGTTCACCACTCAGGACGTCGCCCAGTTGTACGGGCCAGACAACCCGCTGGAGGTGATGAGTCGTGCCGAGAAAGTCGAACTGCTCAAACGCATCGACGTCGCCACTCGTGCCCTTGACCCGCGTATCCAGCAAGTCACCGTGAGCATGGCCGGGGTGTGGGAACGCATTCTCGTGGCCTCCACGGATGGCAGTCTGGCGGCGGATGTACGGCCGCTGGTGCGTTTCAACGTCAGCGTGATCGTCGAGCAGAACGGGCGTCGGGAACGTGGCGGCCATGGCGGCGGCGGTCGCACCGATTACCGTTATTTCCTCAGCGATGACCGTGCCATGGGTTATGCCCGTGAAGCGCTGCGTCAGGCGCTGGTGAACCTGGAAGCCATTCCGGCGCCGGCTGGCACGCTGCCGGTTGTCCTGGGTTCGGGCTGGTCCGGCGTGCTGCTGCACGAAGCGGTCGGCCATGGTCTGGAAGGCGATTTCAACCGCAAGGGCAGTTCCGCCTACAGCGGGCGTATGGGCGAGATGGTTGCGTCCAAGCTCTGCACCATCGTCGATGACGGCACCCTGGCCGGCCGTCGTGGCTCGTTGAGCGTCGATGACGAAGGCACCCCGACCGAGTGCACCACGCTGATTGAAAACGGCGTACTCAAGGGCTACATGCAGGACAAGCTCAACGCCCGCCTTATGGGCGTGGCACGCACCGGTAACGGTCGCCGCGAATCCTATGCGCACCTGCCGATGCCCCGCATGACCAACACCTACATGCTGGCGGGCGAAAGCGATCCGGCGGAAATCATCGCCTCGGTGAAGCGTGGCATCTACTGCGCCAACCTTGGTGGCGGGCAGGTGGACATCACCAGCGGCAAGTTCGTGTTCTCCACCAGCGAGGCGTACCTGATCGAGGACGGCAAGATCACCGCTCCGGTCAAAGGCGCGACGTTGATCGGCAACGGGCCGGAAGCCATGAGCAAAGTGTCGATGGTCGGCAACGATCTGGCGCTGGACAGTGGTGTGGGAACGTGTGGCAAGGATGGGCAGTCGGTGCCGGTGGGTGTCGGCCAGCCAACGCTGAAAATCGATGCGATCACTGTGGGTGGCACAGGATCGTAAGAGGCAGTGAGGCTTCGGGTGAGTTGCCAGGCAACTCACCCGGGAAGAGATTTAACGCAGACCGCGTTGAGTCTCGTCCAGCTCACGGATGTACTTGAAGATTTTACGGCTCGATGCCGGTGGCTTGTTGGTCGCCAGTTCGTGCTGGGCCTGACGGATCAGGGAGCGCAACTGTTGACGGTCAGCATCCGGGTAATCGACGACGAATTTCTCCAGGACCGCGTCATCGCCTGCGATCAAACGATCGCGCCAGCGTT from the Pseudomonas sp. N3-W genome contains:
- the gatC gene encoding Asp-tRNA(Asn)/Glu-tRNA(Gln) amidotransferase subunit GatC produces the protein MALERSDVEKIAHLACLGLNDADLPHITSALNSILGLVDEMQAVNTDGIEPLAHPLEASQRLRADVVTETNHREAYQSIAPAVENGLYLVPKVID
- the mreB gene encoding rod shape-determining protein MreB; its protein translation is MFKKLRGMFSSDLSIDLGTANTLIYVRERGIVLNEPSVVAIRTHGNQKSVVAVGTEAKRMLGRTPGNIAAIRPMKDGVIADFSVCEKMLQYFINKVHENSFLQPSPRVLICVPCKSTQVERRAIRESALGAGAREVFLIEEPMAAAIGAGLPVEEARGSMVVDIGGGTTEIALISLNGVVYAESVRVGGDRFDEAIITYVRRNYGSLIGESTAERIKQEIGTAYPGGEVREVDVRGRNLAEGVPRAFTLNSNEVLEALQESLATIVQAVKSALEQSPPELASDIAERGLVLTGGGALLRDLDKLLAQETGLPVIVAEDPLTCVARGGGRALEMMDKHTMDLLSSE
- the mreC gene encoding rod shape-determining protein MreC, with protein sequence MLVVLSVALMVVDARFTLLKPVRSQMSLVLMQSYWITDLPQRLWQGVASQFGSRTELVAENEKLKTENLLLQGRMQKLAALTEQNVRLRELLNSSALVNEKVEVAELIGMDPNPFTHRIIINKGERDGVVLGQPVLDARGLMGQVVELMPYTSRVLLLTDTTHSIPVQVNRNGLRAIASGTGNPERLELRHVADTADIKEGDLLVSSGLGQRFPAGYPVATVKEVIHDSGQPFAIVRAVPTAALNRSRYLLLVFSDNRTAEERANDAAQAQETQDQQGGGPIIPATVPKPAAATAPAPVAPAAAPVAATPAKPATTHPAKPAAKPTASQPAAAKPPAAQPAAVKPAAKPPVSAPATTGGRE
- the mreD gene encoding rod shape-determining protein MreD translates to MAGATASRNGWIVWLTFVIGMLLSVSPLPQFMEILRPLWLALLLAFWVLALPQTVGMVTAFCLGLAEDVLYGTLLGQNALILTLITFLVLSLQQRLRMFPMWQQCLVLLVIFGLAQLVQLWLSALTGNRQPTLALVLPALVSALLWPWISFGLRGLRRRYKIN
- a CDS encoding nucleoside triphosphate pyrophosphatase; protein product: MKSLYLASGSPRRRELLTQIGVPFYAVSADIDETPLNDESPSAYVERLARGKADAGRCAITAEGGFCVLGADTAVVLDGKILGKPVDEVDACAMLMMLSGREHEVLTAIAVLDGERCESQVVRSLVRFRQISAQQAAAYWASGEPRDKAGGYGIQGLGAVFVAGLDGSYSAVVGLPLCETAELIGRFGIPCWQTLNAR
- the rng gene encoding ribonuclease G, producing the protein MSEEILINITPMESRVAVVENGVLQEVHVERTQKRGIVGNIYKGKVVRVLPGMQAAFVDIGLDRAAFIHASEISLREGPAVESISSLVHEGQSLVVQVTKDPIGSKGARLTTQLSIPSRYLVYMPRTAHVGISLKIEDEAERERLKQVVTDCVAKEGIKEAGGFILRTAAEGAGADEILMDIRYLRRLWDQINAQIKTIGAPSVIYEDLGLALRTLRDLVSPKIEKIRIDSRETFQKTTQFVAELMPEIADRLEHYPGERPIFDLYGVEDEIQKALERKVPLKSGGYLVVDPAEAMSTIDVNTGAFVGHRNLEETIFKTNLEAATAIARQLRLRNLGGIIIIDFIDMEDEEHQRQVLRTLEKQLERDHAKTNIIGITELGLVQMTRKRTRESLEQVLCEPCSSCQGRGKLKTPETVCYEIFREILREARAYQAEGYRVLANQKVVDRLLDEESGNVAELEGFIGRTIRFQVETMYSQEQYDVVLL
- a CDS encoding YhdP family protein, coding for MERLTRIVAALTRWGLGLCALVLVLMALYVSLGRELTPLVAEYTREIETKASAALGMPLHLGELEGKWSGFAPILLAHDVTVGEGANALRLDQVRAVPDLWASLLAREVRIAHLELGGLKISLKEGADGQWALEGLPVQQDQPLDPEQLLNRMQMVQQLSVLDSQVTLQPVDHEPLTLTYVGLNLKTGASRQRLDARLTLPDGQPVAMSLRTRIRASQWQDGQVDAYLSLPQSDWSKWLPARLTRQWNFSEIKAGGELWVNWNKGALQSAAVRFNAPQLKGAYAERKPIQINNLALNGYFQRSDDGFLVTFDSLAMSLGDARWESHVQLKQSTATDKTTELWHLQADHLDLTPLTPLLNALGPLPEGVATAVEKLKVTGGLRNVLIDLRPDATDDSKFSFAANLDQVGFDAYHGAPAARNVSGSISGDLGHGELRMDSKDFVLHLDPIFAKPWQYLQANARLTWKLDKEGFTLIAPYLKVLGEEGKIAGDFLIRLHFDHAQEDYMDLRVGLVDGDGRYTAKYLPAVLSPALDEWLRTAILKGAVDQGFFQYQGSLNHDAISAARSITLFFKVHDAELAFQPGWPHVSKVSGNVFIEDSGVRIVADKGQLLDTQVSNVYVNIPHVPAGQKTHMFLDGGFAGGLGDGLKILQQAPIGTADTFAGWEGEGDLQGKVKLDIPLEKGDEPKILVDFKTARARLKLSDPKLELSDLKGDFRFDSSKGLSGQNISAKAFDKPITAQIFADGSAGKLNTRVTASGQVEVKKLTDWLNVTQPLPVSGVIPYQLQLNLNGTDSQLMVSSNLKGVAVDLPAPFGMAASVGRDTVFRMTLQGPERRYWVNYDGLANFTFAAPNGSFADGRGELFLGGTQAVLPDAKGLRVRGVLSELDVGPWQDLVSKYAGQDPGGSAKQLLSSADFKVDKLSAFGTTLDQASVQINRKQSAWTLQLDSQQAKGSATLPDAKAAPIVINLQTVRLPAPDPTVLADENSPDPLASVDPTKIPALDITINQLFQGQDLVGAWSLKVRPTAKGIALNTLDMGLKGILLQGSGGWEGAPGSSSSWYKGRISGKNLADSLKGWGFAPSVTSQDFHMDVDGRWPGSPAWLATKRFSGSLDASLNKGQFVEVEGGAQALRVFGLLNFNSIGRRLRLDFSDLFGKGLSYDRVKGLLVASNGVYVTREPIVMTGPSSNLEINGTLDLVGDRVDAKLLVTLPLTNNLPIAALIVGAPAIGGALFLIDKLIGDRVARFASVKYTIKGPWKEPKITLDKPF